One window of the Rhipicephalus sanguineus isolate Rsan-2018 chromosome 4, BIME_Rsan_1.4, whole genome shotgun sequence genome contains the following:
- the LOC119388744 gene encoding protein enabled homolog has translation MAATRSSLPLPSAALAMYQQPLQPPPPPTLPPPPLHKQPVKKKPKAPKSKVAAKRSSSTISVPPPPPWPVVDNRPRPGPNPVVIFSVAFVVIVVLAVAAFFQVRDRVESSPEARRARQAAAAAATKTTTEEDEPATTLRLTDNTEEETLPTAVFLPKARTRTIKPSKKGR, from the exons ATGGCAGCCACTCGCAGCAGCTTGCCGCTGCCGTCGGCAGCTTTGGCCATGTACCAACAACCCCTGCAACCACCGCCACCGCCAACCCTGCCGCCACCACCTCTTCACAAGCAGCCGGTGAAGAAGAAGCCCAAGGCACCTAAATCCAAGGTTGCAGCGAAACGGTCGTCGTCCACGATATCGGTGCCCCCTCCTCCGCCGTGGCCCGTCGTGGACAACCGCCCGAGACCAGGACCCAACCCTGTGGTGATTTTCTCCGTCGCCTTCGTGGTCATTGTCGTTCTGGCTGTTGCCGCCTTCTTTCAG GTCCGCGACCGCGTGGAGTCCAGTCCGGAAGCGCGACGGGCCAGGCAGGccgcggccgcagcggccaccaAGACTACCACTGAAGAGGACGAGCCGGCCACCACGCTTCggctcacggacaacactgagGAGGAGACGCTGCCCACCGCGGTGTTCCTGCCCAAGGCGCGAACGCGCACAATCAAACCATCCAAGAAAGGCCGTTGA